A stretch of Pseudomonadota bacterium DNA encodes these proteins:
- a CDS encoding xanthine dehydrogenase family protein molybdopterin-binding subunit, with product MEKYSLIGKSVKRIDVTSKATGEAIFSADIKLSRMLVGKILRSPYPHARIIRIDTSEAENISGVRAVVTASDTSGDKWGVFRYTQDQQFLPTDKVRYVGEEVAAVAAVDEDTAIKALKLIRVEYEELPAVFDVESARKPGAPLIHEQYPSNININIKIDVGDIEKGFQESYYVREDTFMAPEDSYFQGEPYAVAAHFDQSGNLEIWMPNAGPHLKAKPLSNVLKIPLNKVRVRKVRIGGAFGGRSEISPADVICALLAKKSQRPVKIVYTREENSIATRQAHSMVATIKTGVDKEGRVLARDITCYMDGGAYSSTGPIAVSVPFLCMEQAYRMDNVRYNGYRIFTNKPVRGMFRTHGRAFACGIDLQLDMIGKELGLDPVQMRLNNVRKTGEYTSTKSYITSCGMTETVLKTTEKAKWNEKWGKLPPYHGIGIGCNSVQTGFPMGIRGGSQAFIKFNEEGGISVITGIVDNGQGNDSMIVQIAAEELGLDLNNVQLITADTEVTPSDPGSYSMCETFIGGNAVRLAARDAKKKLLKIASEALKVNADRLDLRDKKIFVVDNPEQSISMSKVVRMALGRGESISGEGTYWPKVDSRREWVENPSGQLSETFSFGSVVAEVKVDPETGKVDVLEVTAAQDVGYALNPKVIEGQFEGGVAMGGQGGMLSEYVLWYNGRVLNPNQLDYMVPLATDMPKINNIIVETIDPNGPYGAKEAGMSVAMSAAQAYCSAVCNAIGVNIKEFPLTPDKILTAIEEKEKFKQNIK from the coding sequence ATGGAAAAATATTCTCTCATTGGAAAAAGTGTAAAAAGGATTGATGTAACTTCAAAAGCAACCGGTGAGGCAATTTTTTCGGCAGATATCAAACTTTCCCGGATGCTTGTGGGAAAAATATTGAGATCGCCATACCCACATGCCAGAATAATTCGCATTGATACATCCGAAGCTGAAAATATCTCAGGAGTAAGAGCTGTTGTTACTGCATCGGATACATCAGGTGATAAATGGGGTGTTTTTCGTTATACGCAAGATCAGCAATTTTTGCCGACAGATAAAGTAAGGTATGTCGGTGAAGAAGTAGCTGCCGTGGCTGCAGTTGATGAAGATACTGCTATTAAGGCATTAAAGCTCATCAGAGTCGAATATGAAGAGCTTCCGGCTGTCTTTGATGTTGAATCCGCCCGTAAGCCTGGCGCTCCACTTATCCACGAACAATATCCTTCAAATATCAATATAAATATCAAAATAGATGTCGGTGACATAGAAAAAGGGTTCCAAGAATCTTATTATGTTCGTGAAGATACATTTATGGCTCCTGAGGATTCATACTTTCAGGGTGAGCCATATGCTGTAGCAGCGCATTTTGACCAGTCAGGCAATCTTGAGATATGGATGCCCAATGCAGGGCCTCATCTAAAAGCCAAACCGTTGTCGAATGTGCTGAAAATTCCTCTTAATAAAGTAAGAGTCCGTAAAGTAAGAATTGGCGGTGCATTTGGAGGCCGTTCAGAGATTTCTCCTGCTGATGTAATATGTGCGCTTCTTGCAAAAAAATCACAAAGACCTGTAAAAATTGTTTATACACGCGAAGAAAATTCAATAGCAACCCGCCAGGCCCACTCTATGGTTGCTACAATTAAAACCGGTGTCGATAAAGAGGGTAGGGTATTAGCAAGGGATATTACATGCTACATGGATGGCGGTGCATATAGCAGCACAGGCCCGATTGCTGTCAGTGTTCCTTTTTTATGTATGGAACAGGCATATCGTATGGATAATGTGCGCTATAATGGATACAGAATTTTTACGAACAAACCTGTCAGGGGCATGTTCCGTACACACGGAAGGGCTTTTGCATGCGGGATTGATTTGCAGCTTGATATGATAGGAAAGGAACTTGGACTTGATCCTGTTCAGATGCGTCTTAATAACGTACGGAAGACAGGTGAATATACCTCAACAAAGTCATATATAACAAGCTGTGGTATGACAGAGACTGTACTGAAAACAACAGAAAAGGCAAAATGGAATGAAAAATGGGGAAAATTGCCTCCTTATCATGGAATAGGCATAGGTTGTAATTCTGTTCAGACAGGATTCCCTATGGGGATAAGAGGAGGTTCTCAAGCATTTATTAAATTCAATGAAGAGGGGGGCATAAGTGTAATAACCGGCATAGTTGATAACGGTCAGGGCAATGACAGTATGATCGTACAGATTGCTGCCGAAGAATTGGGGCTTGATTTGAATAATGTTCAACTTATAACGGCTGATACAGAGGTTACACCAAGTGACCCTGGATCTTATTCAATGTGTGAAACTTTTATCGGAGGAAATGCAGTAAGGCTCGCTGCCCGGGATGCAAAAAAGAAGCTTCTGAAGATTGCTTCAGAGGCGCTGAAGGTCAATGCAGATCGCCTTGACTTGCGAGATAAAAAGATATTTGTTGTTGACAATCCGGAGCAATCAATCTCAATGTCCAAAGTAGTCAGAATGGCTCTGGGCAGAGGCGAGTCTATAAGCGGTGAAGGTACTTACTGGCCGAAGGTAGACAGCAGACGTGAATGGGTGGAAAATCCATCCGGGCAGCTTTCAGAGACATTTTCTTTTGGTTCAGTTGTTGCTGAGGTAAAGGTAGATCCTGAGACAGGCAAGGTTGATGTGCTCGAAGTTACAGCAGCACAGGATGTAGGATATGCCCTCAATCCGAAGGTTATTGAAGGTCAATTTGAAGGCGGGGTAGCGATGGGTGGTCAGGGCGGTATGCTTAGCGAATATGTGCTTTGGTATAATGGCAGAGTATTAAATCCGAACCAGCTTGACTACATGGTTCCCCTGGCAACCGATATGCCAAAAATAAATAATATAATAGTGGAAACAATTGATCCAAATGGACCTTATGGCGCAAAAGAAGCAGGTATGTCCGTTGCGATGAGTGCTGCCCAGGCTTATTGCAGTGCAGTTTGTAATGCCATTGGTGTGAATATAAAAGAATTTCCCCTTACACCCGACAAAATATTAACGGCTATTGAGGAGAAAGAAAAGTTTAAGCAAAATATTAAATAG
- a CDS encoding VOC family protein — protein MKIEKIDHICFAVKDLEETKTVYKEDFGLIPAFEYIAESEKIKVARYYIGEVAVEFMESTSPDGEVSKFINSRGEGAFLISYKVDNLDNALDELRKNGKQLIDDKPRELFGNRYAFVHHPSKLHGVLTELLEGDFDINKR, from the coding sequence ATGAAGATAGAAAAGATCGATCATATATGTTTTGCAGTAAAAGATCTTGAAGAGACAAAAACGGTATACAAAGAAGACTTTGGGTTAATACCGGCATTTGAATATATTGCAGAATCAGAAAAGATCAAAGTAGCACGGTATTATATAGGAGAGGTAGCTGTAGAGTTTATGGAATCTACTTCGCCGGATGGAGAAGTTTCTAAATTCATAAATAGCAGAGGAGAGGGTGCATTTCTTATATCATACAAAGTTGATAATCTTGATAATGCACTAGATGAATTGAGAAAAAATGGCAAACAACTTATTGATGATAAACCAAGAGAGCTTTTCGGAAATAGGTATGCCTTTGTGCATCATCCAAGTAAACTCCACGGCGTGCTTACCGAACTTCTAGAAGGGGATTTTGATATAAATAAGCGATGA
- a CDS encoding saccharopine dehydrogenase NADP-binding domain-containing protein produces the protein MRVLVIGGTGGMGQGVARDLIKQDQINAVILGDININPDRVQDKLRASKKISLIKIDVNDHKGMVEAIKGADVVINCAGPFYKTAVAVARAAVEAKVNYIDICDDYEAVPILFSSADIDHAAKEAGITVLTGMGSDPGTNNVIVKWFANQLDRVDEIHLFWVVSIAELSGAAWDHSLHMVTGKIPQYLNGKLEYVDGGTGEEIATFLEPLGTCKVRYVGHPQPITIPHYIGGLKKVVIKGALIPAWVDELIKDQKETGFLGTEQVEVRGTKVVPYDLTLQLWDSIPNNRDKGPLASGLKVIVKGEREGKQVTYTADIVGRMAPGTGLPASIAALMMFAGDVKVKGVVAPEGCIDPEKFLAALLQRGARIHQTETIISMLTL, from the coding sequence ATGCGAGTATTAGTAATAGGTGGAACTGGTGGGATGGGACAGGGAGTTGCCAGGGACCTTATTAAACAGGATCAAATCAATGCAGTCATTCTTGGTGACATAAATATAAACCCGGATAGAGTTCAGGATAAACTGCGTGCCAGTAAAAAAATATCACTCATCAAGATTGATGTAAACGATCATAAAGGCATGGTCGAAGCGATCAAGGGTGCAGATGTAGTTATCAACTGCGCAGGACCATTTTATAAAACGGCTGTTGCGGTAGCCAGAGCGGCTGTGGAAGCGAAGGTCAACTATATAGATATTTGTGATGACTATGAGGCGGTACCAATTCTTTTTTCATCTGCTGATATTGACCATGCTGCCAAAGAGGCGGGAATAACCGTTCTGACTGGCATGGGATCGGATCCGGGAACAAACAATGTTATAGTCAAATGGTTCGCAAATCAGCTGGATCGTGTTGATGAGATTCACTTATTCTGGGTTGTAAGTATTGCCGAACTCTCAGGTGCAGCTTGGGATCATAGCCTCCATATGGTTACAGGCAAAATCCCGCAATATCTGAATGGTAAGCTGGAATATGTAGATGGTGGTACCGGCGAGGAAATAGCTACATTCCTTGAACCTCTCGGTACTTGTAAGGTTCGTTATGTAGGACATCCGCAGCCAATAACAATACCCCATTATATTGGAGGTTTAAAAAAGGTAGTTATTAAAGGTGCACTTATACCGGCATGGGTAGACGAACTCATTAAAGATCAGAAAGAGACAGGCTTTCTCGGCACAGAACAGGTGGAGGTGAGGGGGACAAAGGTAGTGCCTTATGATCTGACTTTGCAGCTTTGGGATTCAATTCCTAATAACAGAGATAAAGGTCCCCTTGCTTCGGGCTTGAAAGTCATTGTAAAAGGCGAGAGAGAAGGAAAACAGGTAACATACACAGCAGATATAGTGGGCAGGATGGCTCCAGGAACAGGACTACCCGCCTCGATTGCTGCACTTATGATGTTTGCCGGTGATGTAAAGGTAAAGGGAGTGGTAGCCCCTGAAGGTTGCATAGATCCGGAAAAGTTTCTTGCAGCATTACTACAAAGAGGTGCCAGGATACATCAAACAGAAACGATAATATCCATGTTGACACTTTAA
- a CDS encoding aminotransferase class III-fold pyridoxal phosphate-dependent enzyme — protein sequence MKDVQKLNITKSQKLFEEAKTLIPGGVLGARKPGDFIIGEYPIFLEYGKGCRLIDVDGNEFIDFLCGYGPIILGYREEEVDDAVIKQIKDKGFCFSLTQPYQNELAEKLNALIPSSELSIFLKTGSDATSASIRIARAYTNRIKVMRCGYHGWHDWCVEMKGGIPEKFYEDVYEFHYNGLDQLTDLMKKHGDQTAAIIMTPFGHPLHQKMQIPKPGFLEGVRELADKYGSVLVFDEVRTCFRLRMGGAQELYGVTPDLTVLGKGMANGYAISVVTGKKDVMMAAASKLFISSTFFPNSDGYIAALKTIEILERDKVLDNIWEKGGRLLIKIQDIIDKYDIGAELSGVAPMFLITFKRDEADTQKARRDEFYTQLIRRGFFFTPHHHAYISYRHNEEDLDKTARAIDEAMAYINEKYHHI from the coding sequence ATGAAAGATGTTCAAAAACTAAATATAACAAAAAGTCAGAAACTTTTTGAAGAGGCAAAAACATTGATTCCCGGTGGTGTCCTTGGTGCAAGAAAACCCGGCGATTTTATTATTGGGGAGTATCCGATCTTTCTTGAGTACGGCAAGGGGTGCAGGCTCATCGACGTTGATGGCAATGAATTCATTGACTTTCTTTGCGGATACGGACCAATTATACTTGGTTACAGGGAAGAAGAGGTTGATGATGCAGTTATTAAACAGATCAAGGATAAGGGTTTCTGCTTTTCTCTCACACAGCCTTATCAAAATGAACTTGCAGAAAAGTTGAATGCATTGATTCCAAGTTCTGAGTTGAGTATTTTTTTAAAAACAGGTTCTGATGCTACTTCGGCAAGTATCCGTATTGCAAGGGCTTATACAAACAGGATTAAGGTTATGCGATGTGGCTACCATGGCTGGCATGACTGGTGTGTTGAAATGAAAGGGGGCATCCCTGAAAAATTTTATGAGGATGTCTATGAATTCCATTATAATGGTCTTGACCAGCTTACAGATCTCATGAAAAAACATGGTGACCAGACAGCCGCCATAATAATGACCCCTTTTGGGCATCCTCTCCATCAGAAGATGCAGATACCGAAGCCGGGATTTCTTGAAGGCGTGAGAGAACTGGCCGACAAATATGGATCAGTCCTTGTTTTTGATGAAGTGCGTACATGTTTTAGGCTAAGAATGGGTGGAGCACAGGAACTTTATGGAGTAACGCCCGATTTGACGGTACTTGGAAAAGGCATGGCCAATGGATACGCGATCAGTGTTGTTACCGGGAAAAAAGACGTAATGATGGCTGCAGCATCCAAGCTTTTTATCTCTTCCACTTTCTTCCCGAATAGCGATGGCTATATTGCTGCCCTGAAAACAATCGAAATTTTGGAACGCGACAAAGTCCTTGACAACATATGGGAAAAAGGCGGGAGGCTTTTAATAAAAATCCAGGACATTATAGACAAATATGATATCGGTGCAGAGTTGTCCGGTGTCGCGCCGATGTTTCTTATAACCTTCAAGAGAGATGAGGCAGACACACAGAAAGCCAGACGCGATGAATTTTATACCCAACTTATCCGCCGGGGCTTCTTTTTCACCCCGCACCATCATGCTTATATTAGCTACAGACATAATGAAGAAGACCTGGACAAAACAGCTCGAGCAATAGACGAAGCTATGGCATATATAAACGAAAAATATCATCATATTTAG
- a CDS encoding ATP-binding protein has translation MKFDSQIDFNIVQSILNSLPMGVYVLNRGRKIQWKNERLALRSQEEGVIQSGKAFCYGEIFKRRMPCSNCPGLRTLKSGRMEHTEISSMYKGELRHYLITSAPLRSGIGEEETFIVETVQDITDQKRAEEALRLVNDFNKAIIDNAPVAIFTIDRSGKFMSVNPALATLSGLGVEAEEKLLRFNWIQNPYTIRCGLAEYIKKGLDGEAFELQDFPFTTYRGDQGQYIHFRGVPLKGKNGKVEGLLCIIEDNTEKVKAKIQSIQDAKMSVTGRLLTGVAHELNNPLATIAANSELASELIQSFKDCDAKEDEIDDLREYMDVIQEQAFRCKNIIKDMIDLTKKKGFEVQEIDLNSCLNELLKLINFKKMNIRLLKDITPYLPHVKGDLNAVKQSFMNILQNAVDSVEEREGGIITVKAYSTDSKVRVEIEDNGVGIHDGLIDRIFEPFFSTKATGKGVGLGLTLCHEFLNRMGGSIEVESKLGMGTLFKVALPIYTK, from the coding sequence ATGAAATTTGATTCTCAGATAGATTTCAATATTGTGCAGTCCATCCTTAATTCTTTGCCCATGGGCGTCTATGTTCTGAACCGTGGACGGAAAATCCAGTGGAAGAACGAAAGATTAGCACTTCGGTCACAAGAAGAAGGTGTTATTCAATCCGGAAAAGCTTTCTGTTATGGTGAAATCTTTAAAAGGAGAATGCCATGTAGTAATTGTCCGGGTTTAAGAACACTTAAAAGTGGCCGAATGGAACATACAGAAATAAGTAGCATGTATAAGGGGGAATTAAGGCATTACCTTATTACCTCGGCACCTCTCAGGAGTGGCATAGGAGAGGAAGAGACTTTTATCGTTGAGACAGTTCAGGACATTACGGATCAGAAAAGGGCAGAGGAAGCTTTACGACTCGTAAATGATTTTAATAAAGCTATTATTGATAATGCACCTGTAGCAATCTTTACTATAGACAGGAGTGGGAAGTTTATGAGCGTGAATCCTGCCTTGGCTACTCTTTCCGGTCTAGGGGTTGAGGCTGAAGAGAAACTCTTGCGTTTCAATTGGATTCAGAATCCTTACACGATCAGATGCGGCCTTGCAGAATACATAAAAAAAGGACTCGACGGTGAAGCGTTTGAGCTGCAGGACTTTCCTTTTACAACCTATCGGGGTGATCAGGGTCAATATATTCATTTCCGGGGAGTACCTCTGAAAGGTAAAAATGGTAAGGTAGAAGGGCTTTTATGTATTATTGAGGATAATACCGAAAAAGTGAAAGCTAAAATCCAGTCTATTCAGGATGCAAAAATGTCGGTTACAGGAAGACTACTGACAGGTGTTGCGCACGAACTTAATAATCCTCTTGCTACAATAGCTGCTAATTCTGAGCTTGCTTCTGAATTGATCCAGAGCTTTAAAGATTGCGATGCAAAAGAAGATGAAATTGATGATCTACGTGAATATATGGACGTCATACAGGAACAGGCATTTCGGTGCAAAAATATTATAAAGGATATGATAGATCTTACAAAGAAAAAGGGATTTGAAGTTCAGGAAATTGACTTAAACAGCTGCCTTAATGAACTTCTGAAATTGATAAATTTCAAAAAAATGAATATTCGGTTATTAAAGGATATTACACCGTACCTACCGCATGTCAAAGGAGATTTGAATGCTGTGAAACAGTCTTTCATGAATATTCTGCAGAATGCAGTGGACTCTGTTGAAGAAAGAGAAGGTGGCATAATAACGGTAAAGGCATATTCAACTGACAGTAAAGTGAGGGTAGAAATTGAAGATAATGGAGTCGGTATTCACGACGGCCTGATAGACCGGATCTTTGAACCTTTTTTTTCGACTAAAGCCACGGGGAAAGGCGTTGGATTGGGTCTCACACTTTGTCATGAGTTTTTAAACAGAATGGGTGGTAGCATTGAAGTAGAGAGCAAACTGGGAATGGGTACCCTATTCAAGGTCGCATTGCCTATATATACAAAATAA
- a CDS encoding sigma-54 dependent transcriptional regulator — MVRVLIVDDEKQLVEAFKKKLSKEGMEVFTALNGHEALLVMNQEILDIGLFDIMLPDIDGIELLGKLREMQPTTEVIMLTGNASVDTAIRSMKLGAYDYLTKPCKLSELHTVILKAYEKKQLKEKNIVLEEHLQRVELHDKFIGESKEIKEVKKFISIVSASTAPVLVLGETGTGKELVARAIHSLSVRSPNPFVAINSSCLQENILESELFGYKKGAFTGAQTDKMGLLQIADKGTFFVDEVGDMGTSIQAKLLRVLETSVFRKLGDTKETRVDVRFIFATNKSIEEEIETNRFRKDLFYRLNTFTILVPPLRERKNDIPVLTEYFMEKHTRGSTKKIISKHAMDLLVEYHWPGNVRELANVLERAILISGNRIEIISDDFPRSMTHNLSPAAGRVKQELIENKLRLDSMEREHIEKVLKHADGNKSKAARLLGISRRKLYNMLE, encoded by the coding sequence ATGGTTCGAGTTCTTATTGTTGATGACGAAAAGCAGCTTGTGGAAGCTTTTAAGAAAAAACTTTCCAAGGAAGGAATGGAGGTTTTTACCGCATTAAATGGACATGAGGCTCTTTTAGTAATGAACCAGGAAATCCTTGATATCGGACTTTTTGATATAATGCTTCCTGATATAGACGGTATTGAACTTCTCGGCAAGTTAAGAGAAATGCAACCCACAACAGAAGTTATTATGCTTACAGGCAATGCGTCAGTTGATACTGCCATAAGATCAATGAAGCTTGGTGCTTACGATTATCTTACAAAGCCTTGTAAACTTTCAGAATTGCATACAGTCATATTGAAAGCCTATGAAAAGAAACAATTGAAAGAAAAAAATATTGTTCTCGAGGAACATTTGCAACGGGTTGAACTCCATGACAAGTTTATAGGGGAGAGTAAAGAAATTAAGGAAGTAAAGAAATTTATTTCAATAGTCAGCGCTTCTACAGCACCTGTTTTAGTACTTGGAGAGACGGGTACGGGAAAAGAGCTGGTGGCAAGAGCAATTCATTCCCTTTCTGTGCGTTCTCCAAACCCATTTGTAGCGATTAACTCAAGTTGTCTACAGGAAAATATCCTTGAAAGCGAGTTGTTCGGATATAAAAAAGGTGCATTTACAGGTGCACAAACAGACAAAATGGGACTTTTACAGATTGCGGACAAGGGCACATTTTTTGTCGATGAAGTAGGAGATATGGGTACTTCTATCCAGGCGAAGCTTCTAAGGGTTCTTGAGACTTCCGTATTCAGGAAGCTTGGCGATACAAAAGAGACAAGAGTGGATGTACGTTTTATTTTTGCCACCAATAAAAGTATTGAAGAAGAAATTGAAACAAACAGATTTCGGAAAGACCTTTTTTACCGGCTTAATACCTTTACCATACTTGTACCTCCTCTTCGGGAACGAAAAAACGATATACCTGTTCTAACCGAATATTTTATGGAAAAACACACCAGAGGAAGTACAAAGAAAATCATTTCAAAACATGCTATGGACCTTCTTGTAGAATATCACTGGCCTGGAAATGTGAGAGAACTTGCAAATGTACTGGAGCGAGCCATATTGATTTCCGGGAACAGGATTGAAATTATCAGTGATGACTTTCCGAGAAGCATGACCCACAATTTATCCCCTGCTGCCGGAAGGGTAAAACAGGAATTGATTGAGAATAAACTACGGCTTGACAGTATGGAAAGGGAACATATTGAGAAGGTGCTGAAACATGCTGATGGCAATAAGAGCAAAGCCGCCAGACTTCTCGGCATAAGCCGCCGGAAGCTTTACAATATGCTTGAATAA
- a CDS encoding ABC transporter substrate-binding protein, with protein MKKMLAISTLIFVMFLLTTNVGLTQETPKAAKEPYVIGGVFPLTGGLSWLGVYKQKGSELKVELINKAGGVNGHPLQLISYDDQSSPEQGAKVAQRLISKDKAIAIIGTASVPVSGAVASLGNKYKIPVIIGSGYSVDTQKDKFIFNTAHKTDFACARPFQYFKSKGITKVALLMPIGALGELGSTLARKYAPTYGITIVGEEKFDIKAPDVTSQLAKLRTLNPQVIFSFCTGEPAALVARNMSQMNMNIPVLVSHGNANPGFLKLVSNLSIPVIVPAGRAAAPEQVPDNDPCKKVVVEFSKAHMQKYGEPANYYSAEMVDAIDLIAAALKTAGSADGEKLRDAIEKTKGFVGMNGVYNFSSTDHHGTVLDDMMVIGIKDGKWIVLLK; from the coding sequence ATGAAAAAGATGTTAGCAATAAGTACTTTAATTTTTGTTATGTTTCTTCTAACCACAAATGTCGGCCTAACACAAGAGACTCCGAAAGCTGCAAAAGAACCTTATGTAATCGGTGGAGTCTTTCCGTTAACAGGAGGTTTATCGTGGTTGGGAGTATACAAACAGAAGGGATCTGAACTCAAAGTGGAGTTGATCAACAAGGCAGGCGGCGTCAACGGTCACCCGCTGCAGTTAATCTCTTATGACGATCAGTCCTCTCCTGAACAGGGTGCCAAAGTAGCGCAAAGACTGATATCCAAGGATAAAGCCATTGCTATAATAGGCACGGCAAGTGTCCCGGTCTCAGGCGCTGTTGCTTCCCTTGGCAATAAATACAAGATACCTGTCATCATAGGATCAGGCTATTCGGTAGACACTCAGAAGGATAAGTTTATTTTTAATACAGCACACAAAACCGATTTTGCATGCGCCCGTCCTTTTCAGTACTTTAAAAGCAAGGGGATCACAAAGGTAGCACTTCTTATGCCCATAGGCGCTCTCGGCGAGTTGGGAAGCACTCTGGCAAGGAAATATGCTCCGACATATGGCATAACTATTGTTGGTGAAGAAAAATTTGACATAAAAGCACCTGATGTAACATCACAGCTTGCCAAACTGCGTACGCTCAACCCCCAGGTAATCTTCTCTTTTTGTACAGGCGAGCCGGCGGCTCTTGTGGCAAGGAACATGTCTCAAATGAATATGAATATTCCTGTGCTCGTGTCCCACGGCAATGCAAATCCGGGATTTCTTAAGCTTGTATCCAATCTGTCCATCCCGGTTATCGTGCCTGCAGGCAGAGCCGCAGCACCTGAGCAGGTCCCGGACAATGACCCTTGCAAAAAAGTAGTAGTGGAATTTAGCAAGGCCCATATGCAAAAGTACGGTGAACCGGCTAATTATTATTCGGCAGAAATGGTGGACGCCATTGACCTGATTGCAGCCGCTTTAAAAACTGCAGGATCTGCAGACGGAGAGAAACTGCGTGATGCCATTGAAAAAACTAAAGGCTTTGTCGGGATGAACGGGGTTTATAATTTTTCATCAACCGACCACCATGGTACCGTCCTCGATGACATGATGGTTATTGGAATAAAGGATGGGAAATGGATAGTACTTCTTAAATAA
- a CDS encoding branched-chain amino acid ABC transporter permease yields MGDISHLVQFFFSGLTTGSIYALIAVSLVIVYKVSQLICFSQGEFFIFGALIMVTLTSKGIPMPLAFVLSILIAMAIGALIQQALIRPIQGSSIGALIVMTIAISLALRGLAMLIWGRESHILRPFTQGTPLQIFGATLQLQVFWIVGITAVVLLLIWLFFEKTSLGIAMRACAENPLGASLMGISVQKTALFAWAWGSGIGALAGIAVAPLMFMQYTSGVMPMVKGFIAMSIGGLSSIVGSVIAGLLLGVIESYTIGVISSKFSDTIVFALLMVVLIARPNGLFSKS; encoded by the coding sequence ATGGGTGACATTTCACATCTCGTCCAATTTTTCTTTAGTGGACTAACTACGGGCAGTATTTACGCTCTGATAGCGGTCAGTCTGGTAATTGTTTACAAGGTATCGCAGCTAATCTGTTTCTCCCAGGGAGAATTCTTTATTTTCGGGGCACTTATTATGGTCACTCTAACATCAAAAGGGATCCCGATGCCTCTTGCTTTTGTCCTTTCCATTCTTATTGCTATGGCCATCGGGGCGCTTATTCAACAGGCCCTGATAAGACCCATTCAGGGTTCCTCCATAGGGGCATTAATTGTTATGACTATTGCCATTTCCCTTGCACTAAGAGGGTTGGCAATGTTGATCTGGGGTAGGGAATCACATATTCTCCGTCCATTTACACAAGGCACACCATTACAGATTTTTGGTGCAACCCTTCAACTGCAGGTATTCTGGATTGTCGGGATAACCGCCGTTGTTTTGCTCCTTATATGGCTATTTTTTGAAAAGACCTCTCTTGGAATAGCCATGCGGGCATGTGCGGAAAATCCTCTTGGCGCAAGTCTGATGGGCATCAGTGTTCAGAAGACTGCGCTTTTTGCATGGGCTTGGGGGTCCGGAATAGGGGCATTGGCAGGTATTGCCGTTGCCCCTCTAATGTTCATGCAGTATACCAGTGGTGTAATGCCCATGGTGAAGGGATTTATCGCTATGTCCATAGGGGGCTTGAGCAGTATTGTAGGGTCAGTGATCGCCGGTCTCCTGCTCGGGGTTATTGAGTCATATACAATCGGGGTTATTTCTTCCAAATTTTCTGACACTATCGTTTTTGCACTACTGATGGTGGTACTCATAGCAAGACCAAACGGGCTTTTCAGCAAGTCATAG